The Amphiprion ocellaris isolate individual 3 ecotype Okinawa chromosome 6, ASM2253959v1, whole genome shotgun sequence genome contains a region encoding:
- the kank1a gene encoding KN motif and ankyrin repeat domain-containing protein 1a isoform X1: MAQTLHVNGSGPERGQRCPSTEDEKDSVAPYYVETPYGYQLDLDFLKYVDDIERGNTIKKLSIQRKPKVTKPVAVPRGSTGGVSAQAEWASTDSLSSSNSDDKQSPVFFTSRPHVASPLTPTLSRASSEAPYSSITKQKQLLPPPSPRFAPRHNPQVEKTLMETRRRLEQERLLVQPLSETPMPRRRLASFGGMGSSSSLSSHSGSMAPSQISPSTYQSLPINGHLPNGEYNPYYPASMDSSIRHSPMSSGMATPVTNVSPLHLQQIREQMVVALKRLKELEEQVKTIPILQVKIAVLQEEKRQMAAQSKSQGPGGFRKRSYSVGSADQMENPGPIQKETELHIMEPEAQEQNAQRLEEFRRLAAEVQALEKTTEDNNVTETQPHNLVQNQAHHKSVGVVTDENMNSLPVSQRKPQKELCFQDAGVATERLELRSAAVGVTEAMLGMTSEAEREIELQQQTIEALKEKIYRLEVQLKETTHQMEMGKLKLELQAAGGSNKKKADKGLMVRPEMYNACVEAKVQMRSQGVGDHLEFSHVSTDPTLQTHTVGVSCQPSVQSVATGPEVPMDRWVVRERVEVNDQCVGRRVETSNQQVGVELSVCEVGVNTEESVDSLALCKPMTELSKESRSVGCGDCSVDVIVSPVKMLVSRGTDPDVVSKVDSGVMAAPESATQQTNTETDVASKSTNTKTAAVTDSFTDMALTTCDKHTNTAAPETRTVAAGEGLVKDVHSTPKTRSVAVGTSTDVESFLSKSSSTKTKECGVGPVNIHENFLVGLKTRNIACGPSQLTESVTNSSKETVEVKTEAASLQDGVGLDHYIERVQKLLQEQQMLLAENYSELAEAFGQPQSQFGSINSQLVSTLSSINSVMKYGSSEDILKLQSDAVASSKESSQQLQSVRTEWSQMERTSLGLTAADKPANTQQQISAAEQKSRMDLQMSTALHGQPCSQSTLKSIMKKKDGRPDSNGTKKNLQFVGVNGGYETTSSDDSSSEDSSSSGSEDEEEDEEKELGEKEEHKKVEGKSIREEFQPEGAEDVDKKDDEESSEKQETRERYELSEKMLAACNVLKTHLSDPKAVSSKDLRAFLNTVQHEWFRVSSQKSAVAAMVEDYLGAFGSVSPAVLRHIVNMADGNGNTALHYSVSHSNFQVVKKLLDADVCNVNQQNKAGYTPIMLAALAAVETPKDMRIVEELFSKGDVNARASQAGQTGLMLAVSHGRMDMVRALLGHGADVNIQDDEGSTALMCASEHGHVEIVKLLLAQPGCDATLSDSDESNALSISLEAGHKDIAVLLYAHVNFSKAQSPGTPRLGRKTSPSPTRRSTFD, translated from the exons ATGGCTCAAACCCTGCACGTGAACGGCAGTGGCCCAG AAAGAGGACAAAGATGCCCAAGCACAGAAGACGAGAAGGACTCGGTGGCCCCCTACTATGTTGAGACTCCTTACGGTTATCAGTTAGACCTGGATTTCCTCAAATATGTTGATGACATTGAGAGGGGCAACACCATTAAGAAGCTGAGTATCCAGAGGAAGCCTAAAGTGACCAAACCCGTGGCGGTGCCTCGGGGCAGCACTGGCGGGGTCAGCGCTCAGGCTGAATGGGCCTCCACAGACTCCCTGTCCTCCTCCAACAGCGACGACAAGCAGTCCCCCGTCTTCTTCACCTCCAGGCCCCACGTCGCCTCTCCGCTGACCCCCACCCTCTCCAGGGCGTCCTCTGAAGCCCCCTACTCCAGCATCACCAAGCAGAAACAGCTGCTTCCTCCGCCCTCGCCCAGGTTCGCCCCTCGCCACAACCCCCAGGTGGAGAAGACCCTGATGGAGACCCGCCGTCGGCTTGAACAGGAGCGTCTGCTCGTGCAGCCGCTCAGCGAGACTCCGATGCCCCGCCGCCGCCTCGCCAGCTTCGGTGGGATGGGCTCCAGCAGCTCGCTGTCCTCGCACTCGGGCTCCATGGCCCCGAGCCAGATCTCACCCAGCACCTATCAGTCTCTGCCCATCAACGGGCATCTCCCTAATGGAGAGTACAACCCCTACTACCCAGCATCCATGGACAGCTCCATCCGCCACAGCCCCATGAGCTCCGGCATGGCCACCCCGGTGACCAACGTCAGCCCTCTGCACCTGCAGCAGATCCGGGAGCAGATGGTTGTGGCCCTGAAGAGGCTCAAAGAGCTGGAGGAGCAGGTGAAGACCATTCCTATCTTACAGGTTAAGATTGCTGTTctgcaggaggagaaaagaCAAATGGCTGCTCAGTCCAAAAGTCAAGGTCCTGGTGGCTTTCGCAAGCGCTCCTACAGTGTAGGCAGCGCTGACCAAATGGAGAACCCCGGCCCGATCCAAAAGGAAACAGAACTTCACATCATGGAGCCTGAGGCCCAGGAGCAGAACGCTCAGCGGCTGGAGGAGTTCAGACGTCTGGCTGCTGAGGTTCAAGCTCTGGAGAAGACGACGGAGGACAACAACGTTACTGAAACTCAGCCTCACAACCTTGTTCAGAACCAAGCCCACCACAAGTCTGTTGGTGTCGTTActgatgaaaatatgaacagCCTTCCTGTCAGTCAGAGGAAGCCACAAAAAGAACTTTGTTTCCAGGATGCAGGAGTAGCAACGGAGCGGCTGGAGCTGCGGAGCGCTGCAGTCGGCGTGACCGAGGCCATGCTGGGCATGACCAGTGAAGCTGAGAGAGAGATCGAGCTCCAGCAGCAGACCATCGAAGCCCTGAAAGAGAAGATCTACCGCCTGGAGGTGCAGCTGAAAGAAACTACTCATCAGATGGAGATGGGAAAGCTGAAACTGGAGCTCCAAGCAGCTGGTGgctcaaacaagaaaaaagcagacaaaGGTTTGATGGTCAGGCCAGAAATGTACAACGCCTGCGTGGAGGCCAAAGTCCAGATGCGGAGTCAGGGGGTGGGTGACCATCTGGAGTTCAGCCATGTCAGCACAGATCCAACTCTGCAGACCCACACTGTCGGAGTGTCCTGTCAGCCCAGTGTGCAGAGCGTCGCCACAGGACCAGAGGTCCCCATGGACCGGTGGGTGGTGCGTGAACGTGTGGAGGTAAATGACCAGTGTGTCGGGAGGCGGGTGGAGACGAGCAACCAGCAGGTCGGAGTGGAGCTGAGTGTCTGTGAGGTGGGAGTGAACACAGAGGAATCAGTGGACAGTCTGGCCCTCTGCAAACCCATGACAGAGCTGAGCAAAGAGTCGAGGTCAGTGGGCTGTGGAGATTGTTCAGTGGATGTGATCGTCAGTCCTGTGAAGATGCTGGTGTCACGAGGAACCGACCCAGATGTTGTCAGTAAAGTGGACTCTGGAGTCATGGCTGCTCCTGAATCAGCAACTCAGCAGACCAACACTGAGACAGACGTGGCAAGCAAGTCGACTAACACTAAAACAGCTGCTGTGACTGACTCATTCACTGACATGGCGTTAACTACCTGTGATAAACACACCAACACGGCTGCTCCTGAAACCAGGACGGTCGCTGCTGGGGAGGGACTCGTTAAAGACGTTCACTCGACGCCTAAGACGCGTTCAGTCGCTGTTGGAACGAGCACAGACGTGGAGTCATTCCTCAGCAAGTCGAGCTCAACCAAAACCAAAGAATGTGGGGTGGGACCAGTTAACATCCACGAGAACTTCTTGGTgggtttaaaaacaagaaacataGCGTGTGGACCCTCCCAGCTCACTGAATCTGTGACGAACAGCAGCAAGGAGACGGTGGAGGTGAAGACCGAGGCTGCATCGCTGCAGGACGGCGTGGGGCTGGACCATTACATCGAGAGGGtccagaagctgctgcaggagcAACAGATGCTGCTGGCGGAGAACTACAGCGAGTTAGCAGAAGCGTTCGGTCAGCCTCAGTCCCAGTTCGGCTCCATCAACAGTCAGCTGGTCAGCACGCTGTCATCCATCAACTCCGTCATGAAGTACGGCAGCTCTGAGGACATCCTGAAGCTGCAGTCCGACGCCGTGGCCTCCAGCAAAG AGAGCAGCCAGCAGCTCCAGTCTGTCCGGACAGAGTGGTCCCAGATGGAGAGGACCTCTTTGGGCCTGACGGCAGCAGACaaacctgcaaacacacagcagcagatcagTGCAGCCGAGCAGAAGAGCCGAATGGACCTGCAGATGTCGACGGCGCTCCACG ggCAGCCGTGCAGCCAGAGCACCCTGAAATCCATCATGAAGAAGAAGGACGGCCGACCTGACTCCAATGGCACCAAGAAGAACCTGCAGTTTGTCGGGGTGAATGGAGG ATATGAAACTACGTCAAGTGACGACTCGAGCTCGGAGGACAGCAGCTCCTCTGGGTcggaggacgaagaggaggatgaggagaaggagCTCGGAGAGAAGGAGGAACACAAGAAAGTGGAGGGAAAGAGCATCAGGGAGGAGTTCCAGCCTGAAGGAGCCGAGGATGTGGATAAGAAGGACGACGAGGAAAGTTCAGAGAAGCAGGAGACCAGAGAGAG GTATGAGCTGAGTGAGAAGATGCTGGCTGCGTGCAACGTTCTCAAAACTCACCTCAGTGACCCTAAAGCTGTGAGCAGTAAAGATCTG AGAGCCTTCCTCAACACGGTGCAGCACGAGTGGTTCCGTGTGTCCAGCCAGAAGTCGGCGGTGGCGGCGATGGTGGAGGATTACCTGGGCGCCTTCGGGTCCGTGTCGCCCGCCGTCCTGCGCCACATCGTCAACATGGCCGACGGCAACGGCAACACGGCGCTGCACTACAGCGTGTCGCACTCCAACTTCCAGGTGGTGAAGAAGCTGCTGGATGCAG ATGTGTGTAACGTGAACCAGCAGAACAAGGCGGGATACACGCCCATCATGCTCGCCGCCCTCGCTGCCGTGGAGACGCCCAAGGACATGAGGATAGTGGAGGAGCTCTTCAGCAAAGGCGACGTCAACGCCAGAGCCAGTCAG GCGGGTCAGACGGGGCTGATGCTGGCGGTCAGTCACGGCAGGATGGACATGGTCCGGGCGCTGCTGGGTCACGGCGCCGACGTCAACATCCAGGACGACGAAGGATCCACGGCGCTGATGTGCGCCAGCGAACACGGACACGTGGAGATCGTCAAACTGCTGCTGGCCCAACCTGGATGTGACGCCACGCTCAGCGACAGC GATGAGAGTAACGCTCTGTCCATTTCTCTGGAAGCAGGACACAAGGACATCGCAGTGTTACTTTATGCACACGTCAACTTCTCCAAAGCCCAGTCGCCC